One stretch of Streptomyces sp. NBC_01142 DNA includes these proteins:
- a CDS encoding biotin transporter BioY: MSTASVTSRPGAVLADLLPASRAKNAVDTALVVGGAALTGIAAQIAVPVPGSPVPVSGQTFAALLVGTALGARRGFLSLALYALVGMAGMPWFAEGASGYAMPSFGYILGMLLAATVVGALARRGADRSMLRTAGAMVLGSVIIYAVGVPYLALATGMSFSAAIAAGLVPFLIGDALKAALAMGALPTAWKLIGRRG, encoded by the coding sequence ATGAGCACTGCTTCCGTCACCTCACGCCCCGGAGCGGTCCTCGCGGACCTGCTGCCCGCATCCCGTGCGAAGAACGCAGTGGACACGGCACTCGTCGTCGGAGGCGCCGCGCTCACCGGCATAGCGGCCCAGATCGCCGTCCCGGTCCCCGGCTCCCCGGTTCCGGTCTCCGGCCAGACCTTCGCCGCGCTCCTCGTCGGCACCGCGCTCGGCGCCCGCCGCGGCTTCCTCTCCCTCGCGCTGTACGCCCTGGTCGGCATGGCGGGCATGCCGTGGTTCGCTGAGGGCGCTTCCGGCTATGCGATGCCGTCCTTCGGCTACATCCTCGGCATGCTGCTCGCGGCCACGGTGGTCGGCGCCCTCGCGCGCCGCGGCGCCGACCGCTCCATGCTGCGCACCGCAGGCGCCATGGTGCTCGGCTCGGTGATCATCTACGCGGTCGGCGTCCCCTACCTGGCCCTGGCCACCGGTATGTCGTTCAGCGCCGCGATCGCCGCCGGCCTGGTGCCCTTCCTCATCGGCGACGCCCTGAAGGCGGCCCTGGCGATGGGCGCGCTGCCCACCGCCTGGAAGCTCATCGGCCGCCGGGGCTGA
- a CDS encoding amino acid permease: MHDVSPTPLATEAEPLAHGLKQRHLTMLGLGGVIGAGLFVGSGAGIAVAGPGIVLSYLIAGAIAMLVMRMLGEMSAAMPASGAFSVHAERALGRWAGFSVGWLYWFLLVVVLAVEATAAAAIAHGWAPAVPQWTWVLVFMVVFTVANLAAVKNFGEFEFWFAALKVGAIVLFLALGTLAVFGLLPDTDPVGFTHLVGDGGFLPNGWEGVVSGVLAVVFAFGGLEVVTIAAAETDDPARAVGRAVRSAVFRILFFYVGSMLVIVTLLPWTAQQAGLSPYVTVLDSIGVPRAGQIMSIVVFVALLSALNANLYGASRMVFSLAERGEAPRGLLKVSGGGVPRRAVLASVAFGFVSVLLNLKWPDSVFLYMLNSVGAVLLFVWALIAVSQLRLRRRIEREAPEKLTLKMWAFPWLTWAALAAMAAVLVLMLTDDAARGQVLWSGGATAAVLLIAGVRELRVGRM; this comes from the coding sequence ATGCACGACGTGTCACCCACGCCCCTGGCCACTGAGGCCGAGCCCCTTGCCCACGGGCTCAAACAGCGTCATCTGACCATGCTGGGACTGGGCGGGGTGATCGGCGCCGGACTCTTCGTGGGTTCGGGCGCGGGCATCGCCGTCGCCGGGCCCGGCATCGTCCTCTCCTATCTGATCGCGGGCGCGATCGCGATGCTGGTGATGCGGATGCTCGGCGAGATGTCCGCCGCGATGCCGGCCTCGGGAGCCTTCTCGGTGCACGCGGAGCGGGCGCTGGGCCGCTGGGCCGGGTTCAGCGTGGGCTGGCTGTACTGGTTCCTGCTCGTGGTCGTTCTGGCGGTGGAGGCGACGGCCGCGGCCGCCATCGCCCACGGCTGGGCGCCCGCCGTGCCCCAGTGGACCTGGGTGCTGGTCTTCATGGTGGTCTTCACCGTCGCCAACCTCGCCGCGGTGAAGAACTTCGGCGAGTTCGAGTTCTGGTTCGCGGCGCTGAAGGTCGGCGCGATCGTGCTGTTCCTCGCGCTCGGCACGCTGGCTGTCTTCGGACTGCTCCCGGACACGGACCCGGTGGGCTTCACGCATCTCGTCGGCGACGGCGGCTTCCTGCCCAACGGCTGGGAGGGCGTCGTCTCCGGCGTCCTCGCGGTGGTCTTCGCCTTCGGCGGCCTGGAGGTCGTCACGATCGCCGCCGCGGAGACCGACGATCCGGCCCGCGCGGTCGGGCGCGCCGTACGCAGCGCCGTCTTCCGCATCCTCTTCTTCTATGTCGGCTCGATGCTGGTCATCGTGACACTGCTGCCGTGGACGGCACAGCAGGCGGGGCTCAGCCCGTATGTCACTGTCCTGGACTCGATCGGCGTGCCGCGGGCCGGCCAGATCATGAGCATCGTCGTGTTCGTTGCGCTGCTGTCGGCACTCAACGCCAATCTGTACGGCGCCTCCCGGATGGTCTTCTCGCTCGCCGAGCGCGGCGAGGCCCCGCGCGGCCTGCTGAAGGTCTCGGGCGGCGGTGTGCCGCGCCGGGCGGTCCTCGCCTCGGTCGCCTTCGGCTTCGTCTCCGTACTGCTCAATCTCAAGTGGCCGGATTCCGTCTTCCTTTACATGCTCAACTCGGTCGGCGCGGTACTGCTGTTCGTCTGGGCGCTGATCGCCGTCTCGCAGCTGCGCCTGCGCCGCCGGATCGAGCGCGAGGCCCCCGAGAAGCTGACCCTGAAGATGTGGGCCTTCCCCTGGCTGACGTGGGCGGCGCTGGCCGCCATGGCTGCCGTGCTGGTACTGATGCTGACCGATGACGCGGCGCGTGGGCAGGTCCTGTGGTCGGGTGGGGCGACCGCGGCGGTTCTGCTGATCGCGGGAGTACGGGAGTTGCGTGTGGGGCGGATGTGA
- a CDS encoding amino acid permease: MSRTSAPAPVDRPVGTALSHGLKQRHLSMIALGGVIGAGLFVGSGAGIAAAGPSIVIAYAVSGLLVMLVMRMLGEMSAANPASGSFSVHAERAIGPWAGFTAGWSFWVLLSVAVGLEGIGAAKIVSGWLPGTPEWAWVALFMLVFCGTNLAAVKNFGEFEFWFAALKVGAISLFLIIGGLAILGILPGTEAPGTANLTGDGGFLPNGSEGLVIGLLASVFAYGGLETVTIAAAESEHPVEGVAKSVRTAMWRIALFYIGSMAVIVTLVPWDDPDVANPDKGPYVTALNHLDIPGAGIAMQIVVLVALLSAMNANIYGASRMAYSLIARGQGPKAIGRVSGGVPRIAVLVSSVFGFLCVLLSYWRPDDVFPWLLNMIGAVILVVWLFIAVSQLLLRRRTEREAPEKLVVKMWLYPVLTWVAIAGMLGIFVLMLREPGTRDQLLATGVMTLVLAVTGFILQKNRKPAQEPTATAAERTEG, encoded by the coding sequence ATGTCTCGGACTTCCGCGCCCGCGCCCGTCGACCGCCCGGTCGGCACAGCGCTCTCGCACGGACTCAAGCAACGCCATCTGTCGATGATCGCCCTCGGCGGTGTCATCGGCGCCGGCCTCTTCGTGGGCTCCGGCGCGGGCATCGCCGCGGCCGGTCCGTCCATCGTCATCGCCTATGCGGTATCCGGGCTGCTCGTCATGCTCGTGATGCGCATGCTCGGCGAGATGTCGGCTGCGAACCCGGCCTCCGGCTCGTTCTCGGTGCACGCCGAGCGGGCGATCGGCCCGTGGGCGGGCTTCACGGCGGGCTGGTCCTTCTGGGTGCTCCTGTCCGTCGCAGTCGGCCTCGAGGGCATCGGCGCGGCGAAGATCGTCAGCGGTTGGCTGCCCGGCACCCCGGAATGGGCCTGGGTCGCCCTCTTCATGCTGGTGTTCTGCGGCACCAACCTGGCCGCGGTGAAGAACTTCGGCGAGTTCGAGTTCTGGTTCGCGGCCCTCAAGGTCGGCGCGATCTCGCTCTTCCTGATCATCGGCGGCCTCGCGATCCTCGGCATCCTGCCCGGCACGGAGGCCCCCGGCACCGCCAACCTCACCGGCGACGGCGGCTTCCTGCCGAACGGCTCGGAGGGCCTGGTCATCGGTCTGCTCGCGTCCGTGTTCGCGTACGGCGGTCTGGAGACGGTCACCATCGCCGCCGCCGAGTCCGAGCACCCCGTCGAGGGAGTGGCCAAGTCCGTGCGCACCGCGATGTGGCGCATCGCTCTCTTCTACATCGGTTCCATGGCGGTCATCGTCACGCTGGTGCCGTGGGACGACCCGGACGTCGCCAACCCCGACAAGGGCCCGTACGTCACCGCGCTGAACCACCTCGACATCCCGGGTGCGGGCATCGCGATGCAGATCGTGGTGCTGGTCGCCCTGCTCTCCGCGATGAACGCCAACATCTACGGCGCTTCCCGCATGGCGTACTCACTGATCGCCCGCGGCCAGGGCCCGAAGGCGATCGGCCGGGTCTCCGGCGGGGTGCCGCGCATCGCCGTGCTCGTGTCCTCGGTCTTCGGATTCCTGTGCGTGCTGCTCAGCTACTGGCGTCCCGACGACGTCTTCCCCTGGCTGCTGAACATGATCGGCGCGGTGATCCTCGTCGTGTGGCTGTTCATCGCCGTCTCCCAGCTGTTGCTGCGCCGCCGCACCGAGCGCGAGGCGCCGGAGAAGCTGGTCGTGAAGATGTGGCTGTACCCGGTGCTGACCTGGGTCGCCATCGCGGGCATGCTGGGCATCTTCGTCCTCATGCTCCGCGAGCCCGGCACCCGCGACCAGTTGCTCGCCACCGGTGTGATGACCCTGGTGCTGGCCGTGACGGGCTTCATCCTGCAGAAGAACCGCAAGCCGGCTCAGGAACCGACGGCTACGGCTGCGGAGCGCACGGAAGGTTGA
- a CDS encoding histidine phosphatase family protein, translating to MTTRSTTLLLARHGQTVWHAENRYAGVSDVALTDEGRRQAHRLGMWAARHPVDAIWTSTVSRAIESAEPACRGLGLVPHREHELRECDFGVVEGRTLAEFEAEDPQRAAAFRADPAANPFPDAEDPRAAAARGSSALRRIAAAHEGERVLVVAHNTLLRLVLCELLGIPLGDYRRVFPQLRNTAVSELRLSEGGRRAALLSLNLPCAPQP from the coding sequence ATGACCACGAGGAGCACGACTCTGCTGCTGGCCCGGCACGGACAGACGGTCTGGCACGCGGAGAACCGCTACGCCGGGGTGAGCGACGTCGCGCTCACCGACGAAGGCCGCCGCCAGGCCCACCGGCTGGGCATGTGGGCGGCCCGGCACCCCGTCGATGCGATCTGGACCTCCACGGTCTCCCGTGCGATCGAGAGCGCCGAGCCCGCCTGCCGCGGGCTGGGTCTCGTACCGCACCGCGAACACGAGCTGCGCGAATGCGACTTCGGGGTCGTCGAGGGCCGCACCCTCGCCGAGTTCGAGGCCGAGGATCCGCAGCGGGCGGCGGCCTTCCGCGCGGACCCGGCGGCGAACCCCTTCCCGGACGCGGAGGACCCCCGGGCCGCGGCGGCCCGGGGGTCTTCTGCGTTGCGCCGCATCGCGGCGGCCCACGAGGGGGAGCGGGTGCTGGTGGTCGCCCACAACACGCTGCTGAGACTGGTGCTCTGCGAGCTGCTGGGCATCCCGCTCGGCGACTACCGCAGGGTCTTCCCGCAATTGCGCAACACCGCGGTGAGCGAGCTGCGGCTCAGCGAGGGCGGCCGCCGGGCGGCGCTGCTGTCGCTCAACCTTCCGTGCGCTCCGCAGCCGTAG
- a CDS encoding ABC transporter substrate-binding protein has translation MDMLPAAHSHDRRRFLALTAAVSAAPLLTACGAGFKDGGKQGDGSAADDVTGSFDWKRAEGKTVKALLNKHPYTDALLADLKSFTEKTGIKVEYDVFPEDNYFDKLTVDLSSGRASYDVFMLGAYMVWQYGPPGWLEDLGPWMRNSSATGADWDQADFFPNLLQADQWSLKAGAPLGQGGQYALPWGWETNVVAYNTEVFAKLGLKPAETFDELRELAGTIKRKAPGAGFDGMYGVAVRGSRSWATIHPGFMTMYARNGLKDFTVEDGKVKPAMNAPEAVAFTRDWAEMVKKGGPPSWTSYTWYQCSSDLGAKKAGMLFDADTAAYFQAVKGASPASGKIAFHPGPKGPGGSLATNMWIWSLGMNARSRKKTAAWLFLQWATGKEHLLKGAVQHHHIDPVRKSVSEDAAYKNKMKAIPGFIETFETVVDRTTIQFTPQEQFFDATTSWAAALQEIYGGKNAKSVLNGLAGDLASKVG, from the coding sequence ATGGACATGCTTCCCGCGGCACACTCACACGACCGGCGAAGGTTCCTCGCGCTCACCGCGGCCGTGTCGGCCGCCCCGCTGCTCACCGCCTGCGGCGCAGGTTTCAAAGACGGCGGCAAGCAGGGCGACGGCTCGGCGGCCGACGACGTCACCGGCTCCTTCGACTGGAAGCGGGCCGAGGGCAAGACCGTCAAGGCGCTGCTCAACAAGCATCCGTACACCGACGCGCTGCTGGCGGACCTGAAGTCCTTCACCGAGAAGACCGGCATCAAGGTCGAGTACGACGTCTTCCCCGAGGACAACTACTTCGACAAGCTCACCGTCGATCTGTCCAGCGGGCGCGCCTCGTACGACGTCTTCATGCTCGGCGCGTACATGGTCTGGCAGTACGGCCCGCCGGGCTGGCTGGAGGACCTCGGCCCGTGGATGCGCAACTCCTCGGCCACCGGCGCCGACTGGGACCAGGCGGACTTCTTCCCCAATCTGCTGCAGGCCGACCAGTGGTCGCTGAAGGCGGGTGCGCCGCTGGGGCAGGGCGGCCAGTACGCGCTGCCGTGGGGCTGGGAGACCAATGTCGTCGCGTACAACACCGAGGTCTTCGCCAAGCTGGGCCTGAAGCCGGCCGAGACCTTCGACGAGCTGCGCGAGCTGGCCGGGACGATCAAGCGCAAGGCGCCGGGCGCGGGCTTCGACGGGATGTACGGGGTGGCGGTGCGCGGCTCGCGCAGCTGGGCCACCATCCATCCGGGCTTCATGACGATGTACGCGCGCAACGGACTCAAGGACTTCACCGTGGAGGACGGGAAGGTGAAGCCGGCGATGAATGCGCCGGAGGCCGTCGCCTTCACCCGGGACTGGGCGGAGATGGTGAAGAAGGGCGGGCCGCCGTCCTGGACGTCCTACACCTGGTACCAGTGCTCCAGCGATCTGGGGGCGAAGAAGGCCGGGATGCTCTTCGACGCCGACACCGCCGCGTACTTCCAGGCGGTGAAGGGCGCCTCCCCGGCCTCGGGGAAGATCGCCTTCCATCCGGGGCCGAAGGGGCCGGGCGGTTCGCTCGCCACCAACATGTGGATCTGGTCGCTCGGCATGAACGCCAGGAGCAGGAAGAAGACGGCGGCCTGGCTGTTCCTGCAGTGGGCGACGGGCAAGGAGCATCTGCTCAAGGGCGCGGTGCAGCACCACCACATCGACCCGGTGCGGAAGTCGGTCAGCGAGGACGCCGCGTACAAGAACAAGATGAAGGCGATCCCGGGCTTCATCGAGACCTTCGAGACGGTCGTCGACCGGACGACGATCCAGTTCACGCCGCAGGAGCAGTTCTTCGACGCGACGACGAGCTGGGCGGCGGCGCTCCAGGAGATCTACGGCGGCAAGAACGCGAAGTCGGTGCTGAACGGACTGGCGGGCGACCTGGCGTCGAAGGTGGGCTGA
- a CDS encoding carbohydrate ABC transporter permease, with the protein MSSLRETGHGAASREEGKRAARRVSRRRRSLRPYLLIVPALLLTGGILYPFGLGLYYTVFDFAASTPQPDVVGLENYRRIFGQSAFWESARVTVLYAVGAAAVETVLGVGVALLLFRSTRVGRVLEKILILPLMIAPVIAAIMWKLMLQPSVGVINHLLEPFGLGGVQWTDTPAGALLTSIAVDAWVYTPFVAILALAGLRSLPTSPFEAAAVDGAGWWFTFRRLTLPMLWPYVLVAVIFRFMDSLKVFDIIYALTEGGPGDSTVVLQIRAYLEAIRFQRYSFGISYTIVLWAVVYLAAMVLVRYLGRIQTRAAEVRR; encoded by the coding sequence GTGTCCTCGCTGAGGGAGACCGGCCACGGGGCGGCCTCACGCGAGGAGGGGAAGCGAGCGGCGCGCCGCGTGTCGCGCCGGCGCCGCTCGCTGCGCCCGTATCTGCTGATCGTGCCCGCGCTGCTGCTGACCGGCGGGATCCTCTATCCCTTCGGGCTCGGCCTGTACTACACGGTCTTCGACTTCGCGGCGAGCACGCCGCAGCCGGATGTGGTGGGTCTGGAGAACTACCGCCGGATCTTCGGCCAGTCCGCGTTCTGGGAATCGGCGCGGGTGACGGTGCTCTACGCGGTGGGAGCTGCGGCGGTCGAGACGGTGCTGGGCGTGGGGGTGGCGCTGCTGCTGTTCCGATCCACGCGGGTGGGGCGGGTGCTGGAGAAGATTCTGATCCTGCCGCTGATGATCGCGCCGGTGATCGCCGCGATCATGTGGAAGCTGATGCTTCAGCCGTCCGTGGGCGTCATCAACCACCTGCTGGAACCCTTCGGTCTTGGCGGGGTGCAGTGGACGGACACCCCGGCCGGGGCGCTGCTGACGTCGATCGCGGTGGATGCGTGGGTCTACACGCCGTTCGTGGCGATCCTGGCGCTGGCGGGCCTGCGCTCACTGCCGACGTCCCCGTTCGAGGCGGCGGCGGTGGACGGGGCGGGCTGGTGGTTCACCTTCCGCAGGCTGACGCTGCCGATGCTGTGGCCGTATGTGCTGGTGGCGGTGATCTTCCGGTTCATGGACTCGCTGAAGGTCTTCGACATCATCTACGCACTGACGGAGGGCGGGCCGGGCGACTCGACGGTGGTGCTCCAGATCCGCGCGTATCTGGAGGCGATCCGCTTCCAGCGCTACTCGTTCGGGATCAGCTACACGATCGTGCTGTGGGCGGTGGTGTATCTGGCGGCGATGGTGCTGGTGCGGTACTTGGGCCGGATCCAGACCCGCGCGGCGGAGGTGCGGAGGTGA
- a CDS encoding carbohydrate ABC transporter permease has translation MTRNDIPGEAADEATEQVAEQAADQVADQVADEAANSVRGPAAPDTPDTPAGAGALPRVPGRRRRRVGGIVADAALIGYFVLALFPIAWMVILSLKPANELFSTYFSFTPTLDSYRTVLGAGQDQGVPFVRFFLNSLVVSLGAVGLSLVIGLPAAYAAARWRFRGSENLMFTLLSFRFAPELTVIIPLFVLYQQLGLFDTYVGMIWVLQLVTLPLIVWIMRSYFSDLSPELEQAALLDGYTRKQAFFRVALPLVKPGIAAVSLLAFIFAWNNFVFPLILTSSEAQTVTVGALSFLGGDRPKYNLTAAAALVSVVPPLLLALTIQRYLVRGLSFGAVKS, from the coding sequence GTGACACGCAACGACATCCCGGGCGAGGCCGCGGACGAGGCCACGGAGCAGGTCGCGGAGCAGGCCGCGGACCAAGTCGCGGACCAGGTCGCGGACGAGGCCGCCAACTCCGTCCGAGGGCCCGCGGCACCGGACACCCCGGACACCCCGGCCGGAGCCGGCGCCCTCCCGCGTGTGCCCGGGCGGCGGCGCCGACGGGTGGGCGGGATCGTCGCCGATGCCGCGCTCATCGGCTACTTCGTCCTCGCGCTCTTTCCGATCGCCTGGATGGTCATCCTCTCCCTCAAGCCCGCCAACGAGCTGTTCAGCACGTACTTCTCCTTCACGCCGACCCTGGACTCCTACCGCACCGTCCTCGGAGCCGGCCAGGACCAGGGCGTGCCCTTCGTACGGTTCTTCCTCAACAGCCTCGTCGTGTCGCTGGGCGCCGTCGGTCTGTCCCTCGTGATCGGGCTGCCCGCCGCCTATGCCGCCGCCCGGTGGCGGTTTCGCGGGTCGGAGAACCTGATGTTCACGCTGCTCTCGTTCCGGTTCGCGCCCGAACTGACCGTGATCATCCCGCTGTTCGTGCTCTACCAGCAGCTCGGCCTCTTCGACACCTACGTCGGCATGATCTGGGTCCTTCAGCTGGTCACCCTGCCGCTGATCGTCTGGATCATGCGCTCGTACTTCTCCGACCTCTCCCCGGAGCTGGAACAGGCCGCGCTCCTCGACGGCTACACACGCAAACAGGCCTTCTTCCGGGTGGCCCTGCCCCTCGTCAAGCCGGGCATCGCCGCCGTCTCGCTCCTCGCCTTCATCTTCGCCTGGAACAACTTCGTCTTCCCGCTGATCCTCACCTCCTCCGAGGCCCAGACCGTCACCGTGGGCGCCCTGTCCTTCCTCGGCGGCGACCGGCCCAAGTACAACCTGACGGCCGCCGCCGCCCTGGTCTCCGTCGTCCCGCCGCTCCTCCTCGCGCTCACCATCCAGCGCTATCTCGTCCGCGGCCTCTCCTTCGGGGCGGTGAAGTCATGA
- a CDS encoding ABC transporter ATP-binding protein, protein MTAPGIALRGIHTSYGKTTALDGLDLEVAAGEFFCLLGPSGAGKTTTLKTIAGLEQPTAGTVELDGTDMDGVEPYDRGVAMCFESYALYPHRTAYDNLASPLRSPRHRLPAIQARERIGTIAGLLGISGLLDRPVGQLSNGQRQRVALGRVLVRPARAFLLDEPLSHLDARLRQAMRAELKAIGAVRRTTTLYVTHDSVEALSLGDRIGVIRDGRIVQTGTREEIWHRPYDTFVARSFGRPRMNLLPGTVTGGGNFRSVDGSYELALTVPAPPGTPVQLGVRPRDLALGGEGLELTGTVYITEVLGRAVEVTVRIGEQQLSLVAPRADTAGLRPDDPVRLTARPENLLLFEADGPRRPGRRIKGITS, encoded by the coding sequence ATGACCGCGCCCGGTATCGCACTCCGCGGCATCCACACGTCGTACGGGAAGACCACCGCCCTCGACGGGCTCGACCTGGAGGTGGCCGCGGGCGAGTTCTTCTGTCTTCTCGGCCCGTCCGGCGCCGGCAAGACCACCACCCTCAAGACGATTGCCGGCCTGGAGCAGCCGACCGCGGGCACGGTCGAGCTGGACGGAACGGACATGGACGGCGTCGAACCGTACGACCGGGGCGTCGCGATGTGTTTCGAGTCGTACGCCCTCTATCCGCACCGCACTGCATATGACAATCTCGCCTCCCCGCTCCGCTCGCCGCGCCACCGCCTCCCCGCGATCCAGGCGCGCGAGCGGATCGGTACCATCGCCGGTCTCCTGGGCATCAGCGGCCTGCTGGACCGGCCGGTGGGACAGCTGTCGAACGGCCAGCGGCAGCGGGTGGCGCTCGGCCGGGTGCTCGTACGGCCCGCCCGCGCCTTCCTCCTCGACGAGCCGCTCTCCCACCTCGACGCCAGACTCCGGCAGGCGATGCGCGCCGAACTCAAGGCGATCGGGGCCGTACGCCGCACCACCACCCTCTATGTCACCCATGACTCGGTGGAGGCCCTCTCCCTCGGCGACCGGATCGGGGTGATCAGGGACGGACGGATCGTGCAGACGGGCACCCGCGAGGAGATCTGGCACCGGCCCTACGACACCTTTGTCGCCCGCTCGTTCGGCAGGCCGCGGATGAATCTGCTGCCGGGGACGGTGACCGGCGGTGGGAACTTCCGCTCCGTCGACGGGTCGTACGAACTGGCGCTGACCGTGCCCGCACCGCCCGGCACACCCGTCCAGCTGGGTGTGCGCCCGCGCGATCTCGCCCTGGGCGGGGAGGGGCTGGAGCTGACCGGCACGGTCTACATCACCGAAGTCCTCGGGCGGGCCGTCGAGGTCACCGTCCGCATCGGCGAGCAGCAGCTCTCGCTCGTCGCACCCCGCGCCGACACGGCGGGCCTGCGTCCCGACGATCCGGTCCGGCTCACCGCGCGGCCCGAGAACCTGCTGCTGTTCGAGGCCGACGGGCCGCGGAGACCAGGACGAAGGATCAAGGGGATCACCTCATGA
- a CDS encoding DeoR/GlpR family DNA-binding transcription regulator, whose translation MSSRQQRGPAPRQAAIAEYVLAQGEGTAAELAERFDVSLMTIHRDLDELERQGVVRKFRGGVTAQPSGVFESNVAYRLKTMREQKAAVAAHALTLIEPGMAVMLDDSTSTLEIARRLGPITPLTVVTNFLEALTLLSEERGIHLMALGGDYDPLHSSFLGVSCVEAVQLLQVDICFTSTSAVSGGFAYHQEQHIVSVKRAMLDSAAKNVLLLDHSKLGRVALHRLAPLSRFDLVLVDDGAPAEALRDLDEHKVPYQVCEVGGGD comes from the coding sequence ATGAGCAGCCGGCAGCAGCGCGGCCCCGCCCCCCGCCAGGCGGCGATAGCCGAGTACGTCCTCGCCCAGGGCGAGGGGACCGCCGCCGAGCTGGCCGAGCGGTTCGACGTCAGTCTGATGACCATCCACCGCGACCTGGACGAGCTGGAACGGCAGGGCGTCGTCCGGAAGTTCAGGGGCGGGGTCACGGCCCAGCCGTCCGGGGTCTTCGAGTCGAACGTCGCCTACCGGCTGAAGACGATGCGCGAGCAGAAGGCCGCGGTCGCCGCGCACGCGCTCACTCTCATCGAGCCGGGCATGGCGGTGATGCTCGACGACTCCACCTCCACCCTGGAGATCGCCCGCCGGCTCGGCCCGATCACCCCGCTGACGGTGGTCACCAACTTCCTCGAGGCGCTGACCCTGCTCTCCGAGGAGCGCGGCATCCATCTGATGGCGCTCGGCGGCGACTACGACCCGCTGCACTCCTCCTTCCTGGGGGTCTCGTGCGTGGAGGCCGTGCAGTTGCTTCAGGTCGACATCTGCTTCACCTCCACCTCCGCGGTGTCGGGCGGGTTCGCGTACCACCAGGAGCAGCACATCGTGTCGGTCAAGCGGGCCATGCTCGACTCGGCGGCGAAGAACGTGCTGCTGCTCGACCACTCCAAGCTGGGCCGGGTCGCGCTGCACCGCCTCGCCCCGCTCTCCCGCTTCGACCTGGTGCTCGTCGACGACGGCGCGCCGGCCGAGGCGCTGCGCGACCTCGACGAGCACAAGGTCCCCTACCAGGTCTGCGAGGTGGGCGGCGGTGACTGA
- a CDS encoding ABC transporter ATP-binding protein codes for MTELTLHRLRKTYASRGRPVVDAVRGIDLELRSGELLGLLGPSGCGKSTTLRMIAGLEPVTGGDIRIDGASVVRLPAQQRNIGVAFENYALYPPLTVAENLGFGLAARRRCGRAEIARRVAAMADRIGLAELLDARPAGLSSGQKQRVALARALIREPDVLLLDEPLSHLDAGQRDTTRRELKRIQRDLGHTTILVTHDQEEALSLADRIAVMKDGVIQQLGTPYEIYDAPANLFVADFVGEPVINLLPGVVEEDGGQVRLSPAVRIPLPRPLAAGRSVVLGIRPEDLRLTDHGVRATVGAYEPLLETGVATLALDGVDRPLVVQTGPEVRLERDRIVHVSTDPQHTHVFDAETEEALT; via the coding sequence GTGACTGAGCTGACCCTGCACCGGCTGCGCAAGACCTACGCCTCCCGGGGCCGCCCCGTGGTCGACGCGGTGCGCGGCATCGATCTGGAGCTGCGCTCCGGGGAGCTGCTGGGCCTGCTCGGCCCCTCGGGCTGCGGCAAGTCCACCACACTGCGGATGATCGCGGGCCTGGAGCCGGTGACGGGCGGGGACATCCGGATCGACGGCGCGTCCGTGGTCCGGCTCCCCGCACAGCAGCGCAATATCGGGGTCGCCTTCGAGAACTACGCGCTCTATCCGCCGCTGACGGTCGCCGAGAACCTCGGCTTCGGTCTGGCGGCCCGCCGCCGCTGCGGCCGCGCGGAGATCGCTCGGCGGGTGGCCGCGATGGCGGACCGCATCGGCCTGGCCGAGCTGCTGGATGCGCGCCCGGCCGGGCTCTCCAGCGGCCAGAAACAGCGGGTGGCGTTGGCGAGGGCGCTGATCCGGGAGCCCGACGTGCTGCTGCTCGACGAGCCGCTGTCCCATCTGGACGCCGGCCAGCGCGACACGACCCGCCGTGAACTCAAGCGCATTCAACGGGACTTGGGGCATACGACGATCCTGGTCACCCACGACCAGGAGGAGGCACTCTCGCTCGCCGACCGGATCGCGGTGATGAAGGACGGCGTGATCCAGCAGCTCGGCACGCCGTACGAGATCTATGACGCGCCCGCGAATCTGTTCGTCGCGGACTTCGTCGGGGAGCCCGTGATCAACCTGCTGCCGGGAGTGGTGGAGGAGGACGGCGGCCAGGTGCGGCTCTCCCCTGCCGTACGCATCCCCCTGCCGCGCCCACTGGCCGCCGGCCGGTCGGTGGTGCTGGGCATCCGCCCCGAGGATCTGCGGCTCACGGACCACGGCGTACGGGCGACGGTCGGCGCGTACGAGCCGCTGCTGGAGACGGGCGTCGCCACCCTCGCGCTGGACGGGGTGGACCGTCCGCTGGTCGTGCAGACCGGACCGGAGGTGCGACTGGAGCGCGACCGAATCGTGCATGTGTCCACCGATCCACAGCACACGCATGTCTTCGACGCCGAGACGGAAGAGGCCCTGACGTGA